TGCCACTCCGTCATGCCCGCCTACTTGCCTCGACGTAGATGAAAATGCATTTAGCGTCACGGTTGAGCAGGTTTCACATGGGGGAGCGTCGGCCGCAAAGCCGTCCAGCGGCCAGAAGGGCACCATCCCTACCCGCATCATCCAAAGGACCTACGTCCCCACCTGCAGCGGTAATTCGGGTGCTGCTTCGGGGGACTTGTGTCGTTCGGCGGTGGAGAGCTGTCCGGTGGAGGGGGAGGTGCGTTTTTGGGTGTTCACCCGTGAGTTCGACGTGGTGGCCGCTGCGCCGGTGACCGGGTGGAGGCGGGTGGCGGAGCCGTCGACGGTCTGTTTGGGGCCGGAGGATCCGGTGGTCGATCCGGTGGTGGCGATTCCGGCTCTGGTGCAGCGGGAGTTCCGGCGGGTCGTGGTGGTCAAGGGTGTGGCGGAGGTGTCGCCGAGGCCGCAGACGTTGGTGAACATTGCGACGGTGTTCACGACGAGTACGCCGGGCAGCTATGACATTCCGTTGACGTTGTTGGGCCGGTCGGTGGTCATCACGGCGATGGCGCAGCGGTGGACGTGGCATTTCGGGGACGGCGGGTCGGCGGCCACGTCGGTGCAGGGGTCGCAGGGATGGGTGGAGCATGAGTACCGGCGTGCCGGTGACGTGCAGGCGTACGTGGTGATCGACTGGTCCGGTAGCTACCGGGTCGGCGGTGGACCTTCGCGGTCGATCGCGGGTGTGGCGACCACGACGGGTGAGCCGGTGCCGGTGCAGGTCCGGCAGGCCCGCGCCGAGCTGGTGCGCGAGTAGACGGCCGCGTCGCTGGTCTGCCAGTAGCCCGGATGCGCTGGACCGCGGTCAGGTAGACCAGGGCCGTGTGACCCCGGACATGCACCCGGCGACGCAGCCGCCTTCTTCCGTCGACGCTACGACGTCTGGCCGCTTCCCGCGAGCTACCACCGTGATCACGACAACCCGAAGTCGGCTGGATCATGCTTGGAGCTCGCGGGAAGTGCGGACGCGGCCTGGCGATGCGGCGCTGTTGGTGGCTGCTTGTCCACAGCGGCCCTTGCGGCGGGCGATCCGCCGCTACCCTCCCGGTCGTGAGGATCCGGGCCGCTGCTGCCGCGCTCGTCATGTCGACCGCCGTCGTGGCCTGCAGCAGCGATCCTGCGCCCAGTCCGCTGCCGGTGCTGCCGACGTCGTCGCCGACGCCCAGCGCGCTGTCGGTGCCGCCTGAGGCGCTGGCCGAGACACCGCATGGTGCTGCGGCGTTCACCCGGTACTTCTTCGACCTGCTGAACCAGGCTTTTGATAACGCTGACGCCTCTGCGGTTCGGCGCATTAGCGACTCGGCGTGCGGTGGCTGCAACAACCTGATCGAAGCAATCGAACAGGAACCAATTCCAGGTGAACGAGTAGAGGGAGGTGATTTTCAGGTGGTCTTTGCCGAGGCGCCGCCTGTAGAGGACGGTGAAGTCGTCGTTGACCTGCGCTACGCACTGGCGGAGGGTCGTGTCGTCGCTGGTGACGGCCGCATACGCGAAGTCACTCCCGCCAACCCAGGGATAGATGCGCAACTACGGCTCGGGACTGGTCCGGTAGCTACCGGGTCGACGGTGGACCTTCGCGGCTGATCGCCGGTGTGGCGACCACTACGGGTGAGCCGGTGCCGGTGCAGGTCCGGCAGGCCCGGGCCGAGCTGGTCCGCGAGTAGCCGGCCTGCGCCCGAACTGATCCGGGACGAGCCGACCGCGCCGCTGGTCGGCCGTCAGCAGGTCCGCGCCGAGCCGGTCCGCCGGCCGTCGGCGCCACCACGCCGTACGGCCTCCGACCTCTGTCACACCTTGCGCAGCACCGTGACGACCCGACCCAGGATGACGGCGTCGTCGCCAGGGATGGGGGAGTAGGCCTCGTTGTGCGGCATCAGCCAGATGTGGCCGTCGCGCTTCTTGTAGGTCTTGACGGTGGCTTCGCCCTCGATCATCGCCGCGACGATGTCGCCGTTCTCGGCATCGGGCTGCTGCCGGACCACCACCCAGTCGCCGTCGGCGATCGCTGCGTCGACCATCGAGTCACCGATCACCTTGAGCATGAACAGCGTGCCGGTGCCGACCAGCTCGCGAGGCAGCGGGAAGACGTCCTCGACGGCCTGCTCGGCCAGGACCGGGCCGCCGGCGGCGATCCGGCCGATGACCGGGACGTACGCGGGGACCGGGTGGGCGGCCCGCGCGGCGGCCTCGTCCTGCAGCTGGTTGGCGGCTGCCGTCTCGCCGGGCAGCCGCACGTCGACGGCGCGCGGACGGGACGGGTCGCGGCGCAGGAAGCCCTTCTTCTGCAGCATGGCCAGCTGGTGCGACACGCTGCTGGTGCTCGCGAGGCCGACCGCCTCACCGATCTCCCGCACGGTGGGCGGATAGCCGCGGCGCTCGACGGAGTCGCGGATCACCTCGAGCACCTTGCGCTGCCTCGGGGTCAGCCCCGCCTCGTCCGGCGGGCCGTCGGGAAGGTCGCGGACCACGCCGCCGTCGTTCGCGGCTGCCTGCTTGCGCGCCATGGGATCTCCGTCTGCTCGTGGGCCTCGCCGCCCGGGTGACGGTTGGGACGTTAACCCTCCCGAGGTCACGAATCAAACACGTGTTCGAGCGTGTCTGGTCTTTTGTCGGAGCACCTGGGTATGGTGCCGCTCAGACGTTCGAATCGAACACCTGTTCAGTCTCGATACCCGGGGAGCCCTGATGACGCCCACCACCTCCGCCCACAGCCTCCGCCTCACCCGCCGGGGCCGCGCGCTGCTCGTCCTGCTGCTGGCCGGGCTGTTGCTCGCCGCCTTCTCCCTCGGCTCGCAGGCCAGCCAGGCCTCGGACGTCGTGGCGGGTGGCGTCGACGACCGGTTCGAGCAGACGACGGTCCAGCCGGGTGAGTCCCTGTGGTCGGTCGCTCAGCGCATCGCGCCGGATCACGACCCGCGGGAGGTCGTGACCCAGATCCGGCGGCTGAACGACCTGTCGAGTTCGCAGCTCCAGGTGGGCCAGCACCTGCTCCTGCCAACTGCCGGCTGAGCGGGACGAACGATCTTGCGCCGGGTGCTACTGCTTGACCGCGCTGAGCAGCTTCAGCGTCTCCTCGAGCAGGAGGTCACCGGTGCAGCGATCGATGGCGTAGCTGTCCTCGTAGTTGACGAAGAAGTAGCCGCCGGCGAAGAAGCCGAGCCCCTGCTGGCCCACCGGGTGGATCTCGAACGATTGCGGCATGTAGCCGAGTGCGTCGTTGGTCTGCGCCAGTGGGAAGGTAATCCTACCGGTGTTCTTCTCCTTGACGGTGTTCGTGTAGTTGGCGAACACCTCGCCGGGCGCCGCGGTCAGCACGATGTCGTTGCCGATCCGGGCGGCGCTCACTGGCAGCTCCACCGACTGCGGCGACGCCGACAGGCACGGCGCCTCGGCACTTTCCCCGACGCTGACGACGGCCGGCGTCGTGCTGAACTTGCGGTCGAACAGACCCGGCGTCCCCAGCGCCGTCAGCGGGACGTTCGTCAGCGCCGAGGTGGTCGTCGTCTGCGTGACCTTGACCGTCGTGTCGTCCACCTGTCGACCGGAGCCGACAGGCGGGACGAGGTTTGCCAGGTTGGTGCCCATGGTCCGGCCGCCGGCGTTGGACAGGTTGCCCAGGCCGGTCATGAAGTGCAGGCCGATCCCGCCGAAGCGCTCCTCGAGCCGCTTCTCGAACTGGCCGGGCCAGTCGGGGTGCGCGATGCCATCGTTGGTGCCCCACGAGGTGGGGTGCGCGGCGTAGGCGCCGAGGGTGGCGATGACCCGCGGTGTGGCCGGCTCCGTCGGCTCGGTGGACGGAGTCGGGGAGGGCTCGTCCTTCCCGCGCGGCGCCCCGTCGCTGCGACCTGGTGCGGCCGGCCCAGCGGCCGGCCCAGCGGTCGGCCCCCCAGCGGTCGGCCCCCCGGCGATCGGCCCCCCGGTCGTCGTGTCATCCCCGGCCGCCGTGTCGTCCGCGGTCGCCGGGCTCGACACGGCCACCGCCCGCAGCCAGCTGAGCTGCGCCTCCTCTGCCGCCCGGTAGGTGTCCCGCCGCTCGGAGTTGAAGGCGCGCGCCTCCTGCTCGCCCGCCTCGAGCGTGGCGGGCTCCATCGTGATGACGGCCTGCTTGGCTGTGGCCTTGATGGCTTCGGTGACCTGGGCCATGTACCAGTTCGGGACGAAGCCCCAGCCGCCGATGAAGTCCGGGGCGGCGTGCGAGTGGGTGGCGTGCAGGATGTGTGAGGCGGCGGTGACGCCGCGCTGCTTCAGCTCCGGGTCCGCGGCCAAGGCCGCGTTGATCTGCTTCGCGCCGCAGTCGGTGCACTTCCTCTCGTAGTCCCACAGCCAGCCCTCACCGTCGAGGACGGTGGTGACGAGGGTCTGCGTCCCATCGCTGAAGGCCATGCTGCGTACCCAGAGCCCGTACTCCTCGTCGAAGGCCCGTACCGGGTTCACCGGGCCGAGGCTGAAGCCCCCCTGGTAGATGCAGTCCGGGTTCTCCGGCCACACCGAGCCGGGATTGGCGATGCCGTCGAGGGCATTGACAGCAGCGGTCGGCAGGTCCTGGAACCACGCCGGCTGGGTGGTCTTGCACGCGGCCGGGTCGGTCTCCCAGCGCGCGTCCGGGAAGCCCTTGCCCTGCATGAGTTCCGGCTGCGGGAGCATCGAGGTCTTGGCCGCACCGACGAGCAGCTGGCCCGCCCCCAGCGCCGCAAGATCGACACCGGCGCTCGCCGCCGCGACCGCGTCGGATTCCTCCCCGCCGGATTCCTCCCCGACGGGATCCGACTGCGACACCGCGCCGGCCGTCGGCAGCGACGGGACCGGGACCGGGACGATGCCGATGCCGGCCCAGGCCGCGGAGACCATGAGCGTGCCGGTGAGACCGGCGAGCAGGGTGGAACGGACGACGGTGCGCATACGGGCTCCAGGCTCGGTGGGTTGCTGTCGTGGTGTTCGCCGCCGCCGCGGGCCGCCCTGCTGGGCGGGGTCCGACGTCGGTGCGGCCGGGTTGTGGCAGGCCACTACTGCAGCCTCAACTCGCGCGCGTTCGTCTCGCCGTACTCGTCCCGGACGGCACCCGCGGCCACCGAGGCGGAGTCTCCGTCGGTGAGCGCGGTCCGGGCGAACCAGCGGCCGGCGACAAGCTCGGCCCGCACCTGCTCGACGGTGCCGTCGGCGCGTGTGACGGACACGAGCGCGGACACGGGTGAGCCGGTGGCCGCCCACGGCCGGAACGAGCAGGTCCGGCAGAACGCGCTCCTGCCGCCGTTGTCACCGTCGTCGCGGATCGTCCGGAAGACCGACCCGTAGCTTCGTGGATAGCGGCTGTCCGGCACCACGAACGAGACGTCACCCGCGGCGTCCACCTGCCCGTCCGTCACCTGTACACCCGTCCACGGCGTCACCCGGAACGGCTCCGAGCTGAGCGAGTACGGCGCATCCGCTCCGGTCGTACGGGAGAGGCCGTCGACGACGAACCGGTAGCTCCCCGTCGGCGTCGACCCGAGCCGGGCCGGGAACGCGTCGTACGCCTCGAAGCCTGCGGTCCACAGCCACTCCTGTTGCCCGGTGTGGGCGTCGGCAATGCCCTGTACCCCTCGTGGGAAGGCGACCTGGGTCTGCACTTCGCCGGTCATGTCCGCGAAGGCCTCCCACTGGCCGCCGACCTGCCGCTCCACGCGCACGACCGGGTTGTCGACAGCGTTGCTGCCGCCGCGCCAGGTGAACGTCGCCGCGTCGAAGCGGGAGATGTCCTTCGGTTGCTGCACCGGCTCGACCGGCCCGACGTCTGCCGGGAGCGAGGCGCGCCAGGCGTCGTAGGCAGGGCCGGAGATCTTGCCGATCGCCCTGGCCAGCGACTCCTGCCGAGCCTCGTCGGCCTGCGCGGTCGCGTCGTGCAGCTCGGGCGCCAGCTCCGGACCGCCCTTGAGGGAGCTGGCCATCCGGACCAGCCGGGTCGCCATGTAATCCGCGGTGTGCGGTCCGTACGCGGTCAGCGCCTTGCGGTAGTGGTCGCGGCTCTGGTACTCGCGATAGGAGACGGTGTAGCCGTTGTAGTCGCCGGCGTGGCCGATGCCGACCGGCAGCGCGAAGCCGCGCTCAGCCGGCAGCTCCTGCTTCGTGAAGTTGCCCAGGATCTGCGCGGGATCGGCCGGCTCGCTCGTCGCCCGGTCGAGGTTCTCCGGCGCGTCCCAACCCGCGGCGTCGTTGTGCACCTGGGCCTTCATCCGTACGACCGCTGGGTCGTCCATCGGCTTGCCGCCGCAGGTCGTCCGGCCGTCGTCGGGGCACCAGTCGTAGCCGTCGAAGATGTCGCCCTCGACGTCGTTGGCGCGGCTCTCCAGGTTGAGGATCAGGTCGACCTGCGCCTCGCAGGCGCAGGACGCGAGCAGCACCTCGCCGAAGCGGAACACCTGCAGCTTCATGCGGGTGTTCTCCTCGACAGCGGGGTAGCCCGGGGCGCCGTAGCTGTCCGGCACGGGGACGCCGTGCAGCTCGAGGTTGTTGACGACCGGGTTCTCCGACGTCGGGCTGCCGGCTCGCTCGCAGTCCGGCGCGACGCCGACGCCGGGATTGCCCTCGACCGTCGGCTCCGTCCGGCAGTTCCCGACGGACGGGTACGGGTGTGACAGCGGCCCGGGGACCCAGGCGGTGAGCGCCTGCACCTCGAAGCTGCTCGACCACGGCACCTGCGCGGCATCGCTGTCCGCCAGTTCGAAGCCCTCGACGACGGCGTCGGCCATCAGCTTGGCGCCGCGCTCCATCTGCGCGTAGTCGGCGTGCGCGAAGGCGCGCAGCGTCCCGTCCGGCAGCTCCTCGAACGTGTCCGGCCGCTCGTACGGCCCCTCGGCCGAGCCGACGTCCCCCTGGCTGAACACCAGCGGCGCGCCGACCTCGCGCTCGACGAATCGCTCCAGCGGGCCGAGGAAGTCCGAGGTGGTCAGGCCGTAGCCGTCCAGGCTCTCGGGGTGCTCGCCGAAGTTCATCCACACCGCGATCGGGGCGCCGGGGCGCAACCGGCCGCTCTCGCCGGCGGGCACCAGCGCGTCGAAGCGCATCACGACGAGGCCGAGGTCGCCGAACTCGCGCGGATAGCCGGCGGGGGAGCCGTCGTCGGCGGTGGCCGGCCCGACGACGTTGGCCTTCATCGCGCTGAACGGCACCGTCGTGGCGGCCATCCGGGCGGGCTGCAGGTCGGCCTCGGCCGCGACGACCGCGTCGCGGATGGCCCGCGCCTGGTACTCGAACATGCGCTGGTCGACGACGTCCTGGAAGATGAACACGCCCGGCGAGGTCGTCGTGTAGTACGGCGACGAGTGGTTGTGCGTGGCCATGTGCAGGATGTCGTCGTAGCCGACGCCGCTGCCGGACTCGGCGAGCAGCTGACCGGCCCGGCGCAGCAGCAGGTCCTGGGCCAGGTAGTTGTCGCTCTTGAGCAGGGCCACCCGGCGGCCGTCCAGCGCCTCGACGACGATCGCCCGTACGGACAGCCGCGAGTGCGTGCCGTAGCTCTTCTCCTTGATGCGGGAGTGGGCGTGCGGGTCGACCTCACCGCCGCCGGCGAGGTTCTCGGCCAGCGAGCTGTTCTCCGCGGAGTACTGCCCGGCCGCGGCACCGACGTTCCAGGTGGCGTCCGCGACGCCGTATCCGGCGCGGATGATGGGTTCGAGCGCAGGCGGGCCCTTGATCGCGGCGACGGCCGGTACGGCCCCGGCGACGAGGGCGACGGCGGACAGGACGGCGGGCAGACGGCGCAGGCGCATGCTGAGGACTTCGACGTCGTGCGCGTGACCTCCCGTCGGACGTCCTACGAAGTGGCGGCCGCCCGGTTGTGACGTGTCACGACTGGCCGCGCAGCACCAGCACCTGCGCGGTCTCCTGCGCCGGTCGCGGCGTAGATGCTGCCGGCCCGGTGCTCCGGCCGGCCGGTCCGGACCACGCCGGCGTGGTGCCGGCGGGGACCCGGAATCTCAGCACCTTCGTTGTGACGGCTCACGAGCCCGCGGGCCGCGTAGGGCAGAGTGCATCCCGTGCCGAAGGGGTTGTACGAGCGGGTGCAGCAGCGGCTGCCCCTGCTCGCCCGCCGGATGATCGCCACCTTTCTGGAAGAGATCCCGCTCTACGCGCTCCTGCCGCGCGAGCAGCTCGAGGGTGAGGTGCTCGCGATCTGCGAGGACAACCTGCGGATCTTCTTCGCCACCCTCATCGAGGACCGGCCGCCGACCGACGACGAGCTCGGCGAGCCGCGTGCCTCGGCGGCTCGCCGTGCGCAGGAGCGGGTGCCGCTCGCCTCGGTCCTGACGGCCTATCACGTCGGCGGCCGCATCGGCTGGGACGAGCTGGTCGCGCAGGCCCGCCCGGAGGAGACGCCGGAATTGCTGGCGGCAGCCGACCGGGTGCAGCGCTACATCCAGGCGGTGACGGCCGTGGTCGCCACCTCGTACCTGCAGGAGCAGCAGGCGATCATCGGCGAGGAGGGCGACGCGCTGCGGGCGCTCGTCGCGGCGCTGCTGGCCGGTGAGCCCGCGGAGGTGCTGGCCGAGCGGGTCGGGCGCCGGCTCGCCGGCAGCTGGGTCGTGCTCGCGCTCGACCTGGGCGTGCACCCGGACGAGAAGACGGCCGGCGCCGTGGCGGCACGGCGCAAGGTGCGGCGGGTGCAGGCCGAGCTCGACGAGCAGGCGGGCGAGCGCGTGCTCGGCCGGTTGGACGCCGCCGGCGGCCTGGTGCTGCTGCCGAACCTGCCGCGGTGGCGCGATCAGTTGCCGGAGCTGGTCCGCCGGCTGCAGGTGGCGGCCGGCACCCGGGTGCGGGTCGCCGCCGCCGAGGCCGCCGCGACCGGCGACCTGGCCGCGGCGGGGACGCTGTCCAGCGACGTGCTGCGCCTGGCCGGTACCGAGCCCGGGCTGTATGAGCTGCGTGACGTGCTGCTGGACTACCAGCTGAGTCGCCCCAGCCCGGCGCAGCCGCAGCTGGCGGGGCTGGTCGACCCCCTCGAGCGCTTCCCGGACCTGATGACGACGCTCGAGGTGTACCTCGACCAGGACCTCGACCGGCGGCGTGCGGCCGCGGCGCTGCACGTGCACCCGAACACGCTCGACTACCGGCTCAAGCGGATCGTCGAGCTGACCGGCCTGGAGCCGGGCACGACCCTCGGGCTGCAGCTGCTCGCCGGAGCCCTCGCGGTGCGCCGGCTCGCGGCCCGCTGACCGCCGGCTGGCTACCGGCTGACCGCCGGCTGGCCACTTGATGATCCACGTGAGGTTGCAGGTGGATCCGAGCTGCGGAGCCACCTCGAACCTCGCGTGGATCAAGGACGTGCGGCCGAGACAGGCGTGCGAAGGGGACGCGGTCGCGCAGCGGTGTTGTGACGGCTCACAGCACGGACCGCCAAGCTTCGGAGCCGGACCTGCAGGGGTGGCGTGCGTACGTGCCGAAGTCCGCCGGCATGAGACGTCGCGCGGTCCTCGCCACCCTTGCCCTGCTCGTCGGTCTGGTGCCCTTCCTCGGCACGGCCCAGGCTGATCCGCCCACCCACGAGCAGGGCTACATCCCGGTCGCCGTCGGCACCACGGACGAGGCGCTGCTGCACTACAAGGTGATGCTCCCGGCGGGCCCGATGCCCGCGGGCGGCTACCCGACCGTCATCGACTACTCCGGCTACGTCCCGGCGATCAACGTCTACGACGGCCTCGATGACCGCTTCATCGACCAGGGCTACGCCGTGGTCGGGCTCAACATCCGCGGTAGCGCGTGCAGCAGCGGCTACTTCGACTACTTCGAGCCCCGCCAGGCCCTGGATGGCGTCGAGGCGATCGACTGGCTGGCCGAGCAGGACTGGTCGAACGGCACGTTCGCCATGGTCGGCAAGAGCTACCCCGGCATCACGCAGCTGTTCGTCGCCGGCGCTCAGCCGGTGGACCGCGTGACGCCGCTGGTGCCGGTCCCGGAGCCGGGCGAGACGCGCACCCAGGCGTGGATCGACCAGGTCCTGGAGGACCATCTCGCCGCGATCGTCCCCGGTCACGTCTTCGCCGACCTCTACCGCGACGTCCCGTACCCGGGCGGGATCCAGAACGTCACCTTCGCCGGTGGCTGGTCGGCCCAGCGCGTCTACGAGGGGTACGCGGCCGGCCCGGAGGCGTACGCCGGCGGCACGGTGGACGAGCAGTGCCTGATCAATCAGGCGCAGCACGCGGCCAACGGGCCGTTCAACCCGTTCGTGCAGGCGCTGCAGCCGCAGAACAACTTCGACAACGAGTTCTTTCAGGAGCGCTCGCCGTTCTGGTTCGCCCACGAGATCGAGACCCCGACGTTCCTGATCGAGGCGTGGCAGGACGAGCAGGTCGGGTCCCGCGCCACGCACCTGCTCGAGCGGCTGCCGGCCACCACGCCGTGGAAGTTCCTCGGCACCAACGGCGATCACGGCGAGTACTACGGGCCCGACGTCCTCCCGCACATCTACCGGTTCCTCGACTACTACCTGCGCGGCGTCGTGCCGGCCGGCGACGAGCGCGAGATCACCGAGACCAGCACGACCACGAAGCCCCAGCTGCTGCCGAACGGCATGCCGCACCCGGTCAAGACGGTGGAGACCACCGAGACCACGACGCGACCGGAGACCTTCCAGGAGGCCCTCGCCCGCTTCGAGGCCGAGGACGACGTCGTCGTCAACTGGGAGGTCGACGCGAAGCGCAACGCGCGCTGGACCGACACCTACGACACCTGGCCGCCCACCGGCCTGACCGCCGACCGGCTGTACGCCACGGCCGACGGCGCCCTCACGCCCACCGCGCCCGCCGAGGCCGGCAGCGTCAGCTACCTCTACGCCCCTGAGGTCGGCTCGCAGGAGCGTGGCGGCTACGACGTCGCCGGTGAGCCCGCGGCGAGCTGGGACGACCGGCCGCCGGCCGGCACCTCCGCCTCGTTCACCACCGCACCGCTGTCGGAGGACAAGGTCATCCTCGGCTCCGCCAGCCTGGACGTGTTCCTGTCGTCCACCGCCCCCGACACCGACCTGGAGGTCACGCTGTCCGAGCTCCGCCCGGACGGCAAGGAGGTCTTCGTCCAGCAGGGCTGGCTGCGGGCCGGCCACGCGGCGCTGAACGAGGAGCTGTCCACCCCGACCCGGCCGTTCCAGACGCACGAGGTGACAGATGTCCGGCCGCTGGTGCCAGGCGTCGCCACCCCGATGCGGGTGGAGATCTTCCCCTTCGGCCACGTCTTCCGCGCCGGATCGCAGATCCGGGTCACGGTCGCGGCGCCGCACGTGCACCCCGACCTGTGGGGCTTCACCGCGCTGCCGACGATCGCGCAGAACACCGTGCACACCGGCGGCGCGACGCCGTCCTCGCTCGTGCTGCCGCTGCTGCCGGCCCAGCCGGTCCCGGCGGGCGTGCCGGCCTGCGGTGACATCCGCCGGCTGCGCAACCAGCCGTGCCGGGACCTCGCGTGAGGCGCCTGTCGCTGCTGCTCGCGACGGGTCTGCTGGCGGGCACGGGGGCCGTCGCGATCGCCGACGTCGAGCCGCCGGTCCTGCACGCCCAGCAGCAGCGGGGCACCGCCGTGACCTCGCCGCTGCCGGCGGTCACGCCCATGGCGAAGACCGTGGACGGGCAGACCGACGACTGGGTCGGCGAGGCTGCCGGCTTCAGCGGCCTGTCGGCCTACAGCGCCGGTGAGCTGGTGCACGCCGACTACCTGTTCGACGCGTTCGGCGCCGACGACGGCGACGACACCGAGCGGGTCGCCCGCAACGACGCGCTGGAGGAGGCGCACCCGGGCTTCTACCGGCTCGAGCCCACCTACCAGTACGACATCGGCGGCCAGGTCGGCGCACCGACCGACGAGGTGGGTCTGGCCGGCGAGACCGTCTACGGCGACGCCCAGGACACCGATGGCGGCGGCCACGTCGCCGCAGCCGACCTGCGCGAGGTGCGCGTCGCCGCTGACGACACGACGGTGCACCTGCTCGTACGCACCACCACGATGACGGCCACGCGGTCCGCCGGCGTCGTGGTGCTGGCCGACACCGTCGAGGGCAGCCCGACCTACGACGTGCCGTTCGGCAGCGGGCTGCGCACCGACCGTGCCGACGTCGCGCTGCTCATCGCCCGGACCGGTGGCGTGGCGGTCGATCTCGCGACCGACACCCGGACGACGTTCCCGGTCGGGGCCGACGACACCGGCAACGTGCTCGAGGCGGGCATTGCGCGCGAGCTGGTCGCGACGCCTGCGAAGCAGCTGCCGCCGCAGGCTCGCGGCAAGGCCAAGGTGCACCAGCCAAAGCTGCAGCTCGCGCTGGCCGCCGGCGTCTCCGACGGCGGGGAAGGTCTTGTCGACCTGAAGAGCGACACGACAGACGTCGTGAACGTGGCCAACGTCGCCTTCCGCCCCGACGAGCCGGTGCGCATCCGGTTCGACAAGCGGCAGGCCTTCGCGCTGGCCGACGCCACGATCGACCCGTTCTTCGTCGACGTGGACCTGCCCGGCCTGGTCGACGGTCGGACCGAGTCGTTGCGACCGGGCCCGGGCTACCACGAGCGGCAGTTCGAGTCCTCCGAGTCGATCAGCAACGAGGGCGATCGCGACGGGATCTGGCAGCCGTACGGCGTCTACGTCCCGAACTCCTACGACGGAGCGACGCCGACCCGCGCGACCTACTGGATGCACTGGCGCGGCGGCGACACCCATGACGCGGCCGTCGTCTCGCCGCGCACGATGCGCGACTTCGGCGAGGACGTCGACGGTCTGGTCATCGCCCCGCGCGGCCGCGGCACCGCGTCCTGGTACCTCGGCAAGGCGCAGGTCGACTTCCGCGAGGTGTGGGACGACGCGCTGTCGACCTTCGCCGTGGACGAGGATCGGGTCTACGTGACCGGCCACTCGATGGGCGGCTGGGCGTCGTACCTGCTGTCGATCCTCTATCCGGACCGGTTCGCCGCGGCGCTGCCCTACGCCGGCGTCCCGACGCAGGGCCTGTGGGCCGGCTGCGAGTTCAACGACAACTGCTGGCAGGGCACCAACGGCGGCAACGCCAAGAACCAGTGGACGACCCCGCTGCTGGAGAACCTGCGCAACGTCCCGATCGCGATCAGCCACGGTGCGCTCGACGAGCTGGTGCCGGTCTCCGGTGTCACCCGGCAGGCGGAGAAGCTCGCGACGCTGGGCTATCAGTACCGCTACTACCTGTTCCCGACCTACGAGCACTACAGCCACCCGATCCACGACGAGTGGGCCGAGGGCGCGCGCTACGCCTCGCAGTTCATCCGCGACGAGAACCCGGCGCGGGTGACCTACCTGCGGTCGATGCCGTTCGAGCGCACCGTCGAGACCGGCCCGGACCAGGGGCGGCCGTACGCAGGGCTGTCCTTCGACTTCGACTCGGCCTACTGGATGAGCGGTCTGCAGCCGGTCGACGCCGAGCGCGGGGTCGCGAAGGTCGACGCGGTCTCGCTCGCCAAGCCGGCGGCTCCGGCGCTGACGGTGCCGGAGGCCGGCGGACCCGCGGCGCTCGGGCAGCTCGGGCCCTA
This window of the Mycobacteriales bacterium genome carries:
- the lexA gene encoding transcriptional repressor LexA, whose product is MVRDLPDGPPDEAGLTPRQRKVLEVIRDSVERRGYPPTVREIGEAVGLASTSSVSHQLAMLQKKGFLRRDPSRPRAVDVRLPGETAAANQLQDEAAARAAHPVPAYVPVIGRIAAGGPVLAEQAVEDVFPLPRELVGTGTLFMLKVIGDSMVDAAIADGDWVVVRQQPDAENGDIVAAMIEGEATVKTYKKRDGHIWLMPHNEAYSPIPGDDAVILGRVVTVLRKV
- a CDS encoding helix-turn-helix domain-containing protein, which produces MPKGLYERVQQRLPLLARRMIATFLEEIPLYALLPREQLEGEVLAICEDNLRIFFATLIEDRPPTDDELGEPRASAARRAQERVPLASVLTAYHVGGRIGWDELVAQARPEETPELLAAADRVQRYIQAVTAVVATSYLQEQQAIIGEEGDALRALVAALLAGEPAEVLAERVGRRLAGSWVVLALDLGVHPDEKTAGAVAARRKVRRVQAELDEQAGERVLGRLDAAGGLVLLPNLPRWRDQLPELVRRLQVAAGTRVRVAAAEAAATGDLAAAGTLSSDVLRLAGTEPGLYELRDVLLDYQLSRPSPAQPQLAGLVDPLERFPDLMTTLEVYLDQDLDRRRAAAALHVHPNTLDYRLKRIVELTGLEPGTTLGLQLLAGALAVRRLAAR
- a CDS encoding LysM peptidoglycan-binding domain-containing protein; the encoded protein is MTPTTSAHSLRLTRRGRALLVLLLAGLLLAAFSLGSQASQASDVVAGGVDDRFEQTTVQPGESLWSVAQRIAPDHDPREVVTQIRRLNDLSSSQLQVGQHLLLPTAG
- a CDS encoding CocE/NonD family hydrolase, translated to MRRRAVLATLALLVGLVPFLGTAQADPPTHEQGYIPVAVGTTDEALLHYKVMLPAGPMPAGGYPTVIDYSGYVPAINVYDGLDDRFIDQGYAVVGLNIRGSACSSGYFDYFEPRQALDGVEAIDWLAEQDWSNGTFAMVGKSYPGITQLFVAGAQPVDRVTPLVPVPEPGETRTQAWIDQVLEDHLAAIVPGHVFADLYRDVPYPGGIQNVTFAGGWSAQRVYEGYAAGPEAYAGGTVDEQCLINQAQHAANGPFNPFVQALQPQNNFDNEFFQERSPFWFAHEIETPTFLIEAWQDEQVGSRATHLLERLPATTPWKFLGTNGDHGEYYGPDVLPHIYRFLDYYLRGVVPAGDEREITETSTTTKPQLLPNGMPHPVKTVETTETTTRPETFQEALARFEAEDDVVVNWEVDAKRNARWTDTYDTWPPTGLTADRLYATADGALTPTAPAEAGSVSYLYAPEVGSQERGGYDVAGEPAASWDDRPPAGTSASFTTAPLSEDKVILGSASLDVFLSSTAPDTDLEVTLSELRPDGKEVFVQQGWLRAGHAALNEELSTPTRPFQTHEVTDVRPLVPGVATPMRVEIFPFGHVFRAGSQIRVTVAAPHVHPDLWGFTALPTIAQNTVHTGGATPSSLVLPLLPAQPVPAGVPACGDIRRLRNQPCRDLA
- a CDS encoding DUF6318 family protein, with the translated sequence MRIRAAAAALVMSTAVVACSSDPAPSPLPVLPTSSPTPSALSVPPEALAETPHGAAAFTRYFFDLLNQAFDNADASAVRRISDSACGGCNNLIEAIEQEPIPGERVEGGDFQVVFAEAPPVEDGEVVVDLRYALAEGRVVAGDGRIREVTPANPGIDAQLRLGTGPVATGSTVDLRG